The genomic segment CAGAACTTAGTCGAACTCTTGAGGTCGTATTGTGGTCTAATTTGGCGTGAGATTAAACCTTCCTGTCAATCACTCCAGTCGTAAATATTGTGACCTCTGGATGCTTCAACAGTACGATGTGTGAAAAGGACAAGTAGCCTTTGAGCAAACGAACACCAGCCATACTTTACACACTTTTATAACTTAATTAaccatttgtttttgtcatgtcaTCAGTTCAGAACATTGTCAATGATTTAATTGGGGACCTCACACATAAAAGCTCATAAAAGAAACTTGTATAAAATTTACAGCGGTCACAGTAACATCTCTTTCATTCACACGTTTACTCAGCAGATATCCAGCTGATAAATCGGAACTTGACCCACAATTCCTGCAAGCTTCCACACGAGAATGCAAAGAAGTTATCGCAAAAAGATATGATGATGAACATACCATCTGAAAGATGAAGGTCACGGTCCCACAGATACGAACCGTCTTATTAAAGCGCAGCTCCAGGTACTGTTGAAGGGAcggaatgaaaagaaagaagaaaaaaaaagggaaaaaagcttaaataaaaatcaaaaagctGGTAAAAATATAATCTCAGAGTCAATCTGTGACATCCGATTGGTGCTGTGCTTAATCTGAGCAACTGTTTAGATTCAAAATGAGGATTTAAGAGTCACTGAGCTTTTAGGAGAGGAAGTAGATAAAGTCAATAATGTCTGTTTTAAAACAAGTACACAAAGGATAAACTGATACCGTAAAAGGTCTCAGATCATACTTaacaaaattgaataaaaaactaAAGTGTTCAAAGTGTAAAACAGAAAAACGAGCAGAcgggaaaaaagaaatcacaatgAAGAAATTCAAATGCGTCCATCCAAACCAGCGGTACGGTCGTGTCAGTCTCTGTGCTGGTTGTTCGTACCTCGTAGGCGCTGGACAGCCGCAGCCTGTAGAAGACCGGGATGAACACGTGAGCTGGGATGAGCAACCCCAGGAAGTAGGAGCAGCCCAGGAACCAGTACTGCGTCCCGAAGGTGTACACCTCAGACGGAGCCCCCAGGATGGCCACAGCCGACTGGAACGTGGCCAGAAGGGACAGGGATACGGGCAAGCAGCTCATGGAGCGGTCGGCCATCAGGAACTcctggagcaaaaacaaaacacgtaGAGATAAAGACAGAAATTTCCGCGGTGAAAATCCGACGGATCCTGCACAGTACGGGAGGCCTCGACGGATGCTGGGTCTTTCATTTAAGCGGCGTACCTGCGTCGTGCGCTGGCGTCCTCCCGTGAAGGCGTAGAAGAGGCCGATGCCGGCTGAGGCCACCAGCAACAAGGCGAAGATGACGTAGTCCACAGTGGTGAAGTGCATTTGGATTACCTCCCCCATGATGCTGTTGGATGTTGGGATGGGGGAGCTGGTGATAGAGCGGCCTCGAGGGCTGATCACGACCTCAGAGAGAGCTCTTCATCCATGGACGGGACGACCgagagctggaggagcagaacaaacaggaagtgagtgatatcccatccattttcttctaaTCGATGGTAATCTTTTCATCTGCAGTCGCTTATCTGGGTCACCGGTGGTTAAGTTAAATAATAAttggaataaattaaataaatacattttcttaatGAAACAAACGAAAGAGGGGAAGACGACAGTACCTCTTGAGATCCACCCGCCGCCACCGGCTTGACTGGACGCGCGCCGACCGCTCCGACTGAAGCTCACTTGGAGGCGTGTCTCCGTGTCACGACGTCCAATCACGGTcactgtggaggaagaggagaaactcactgagcaaaaaaaatgacaattcACCAGAAAACACAAGACGAACGTCACAATATTGTTACGAATAATCCAATACCTGTTCCAAAACACCTTTAGCCAAACAAAACCATGACTGGACTTTATTTTGATAAAGGATACGTTACACTTCTCACGTCACGGGATTTGTTATTGTGTTCAACAAGAAAGAACCTTGTGGTGCTCATcttacaacaaaaataaaaaatcttctaCTTTCCCATGAAACAAAAGCGTCCTTTTTCTAACAAGTTGTGCTGCAGCTTCTAACTCTGCATTTGAAGAGCAAAGAGCtgctgaaggagaggaagggagaggaagaggaggtaaaAGGAGGGGTTggcaaaaaaaagtgaaagtggATAGGGCGGAGGCGGGGTGGGGGGTCCTCAGAAAGCAAAGAAAAGTTTGGGAAACGAAGGGATGTGGTGTGAGAAGTACAACTACAGAAGAAAAGGATGGGGGGAGGGATGAGGAAGGGTGAAGAAACACGTGGTCACATGTTCATGCAACAGGTGTCGTTAAGTTGCGCCGTCAGTGATGGGGAAATAGTTTATGAGGACAGACCCACAGGGATTTGATACGTggaggttttgtgtgtgtgtgtgtgtatgtgtgtgtgactcctTCAGACATCATCTCCCTATCCATCCCGTACCGACAGGCCCGTCTGTGTGACGCTGCAGCCGGTTTGATCACAGATTAAATCCTATCATTACTGTTCATTACATCTAATCTCAGATGACGGGTCGGGAACAGAGCTATCGGTGAGACTTAAAAGGAACAACCTCCTGACAGATCTAAAACGCTAAAGTTTTTCTATAGAATGTGTACATGCCAATATGGAGGGTATTCTAAATTACTTTCAAATGTTAGATTAGATTGAATTTACAGCAGGGCTCATCGAGCAGGCCTTTGTCCTGGTGTTTCATACAAAACCTTTGCTCCCACTGAAACGACAccatcttaaaaaaacaaaacaaaatatcacaTGTAATATCTGGCGAGTCACAAAGGGGTTAGAGGGATTAAAATGCCTGTAGTCACTAAGAGTGTGGTGTTCACTGAAAATCAGCGAGGTAAAGCGCCTTAACATGCCAGGACTGAAATGTGCCAGCAGTTCTACATGTGGGACAGGTCACGTCTCTACAGGACACCCCCCCAAGGGCAGCAGCAGCGGTCGCTGACAAGATTCTAAAAGCAGATCGATAGTCTGTTTGGAAAATAGAAAGTGAACCACAGCAGAAATTAATCTGACCGATTTCAGATTGACATCATTACAGAAGCctgagagccaatcagagcgaaCAAAGACAAGGTGACCCCAAACCTCTGAATAAACATTCAAGAATCTGGATGAAAAgccatttaaagttaattagAAAACCGTTCAGTGTGTCATCGCAATCATCTGCCGTCTCTTCCTGTTACCGACTCAACCAGTTTGACAGAGCACACAGGATTGGCTGGCAGTTTCCTTGACCGGCTGGTTTTATCTgtgtcttttatttcctttttaaaacgTCCAATCTTGTGATTCAGTGATTTAAATGCTAACAGAAATCCTGGTGGGAATATTTGACAGGAATAACCTTGTGATATGGAGGTGGATACGCTCTCCTTTAAAAGGCAGGTGAAATGCCACTGAATTCAATGAAAGCTGATGTGAACAGGCCACACCCCCTTCACGCCTGTCATATACTGATGGATATACGGACAAAAATATAGCCCCCCTAAGGCGGAGGCATACTCAAGTGTTCAATCTGACGTTCTATTATCAAGCAGTGTGGGGGTCTGTGggattgtgttgtgtttacttGGTCACCCAAAGGCTACACCCGTCTCACACTTAATGGCCCGTTTCCATAAGAAACGTACAGCACACAGTCAGCGATTTGCTTCTGCACCAGTTGGCCCGAAGCCCGTTTTGCCTGAGTTCTGCACTTCCACAGATCGCAAAACGTCAAGAAGAAATATTTACTACGCATATATCATACATACGATGCAAATACAGCCTGTGCTCAGCCCCGCTTGTATGTTAGTCGGaccgcacgtgtgtgtgtatcggGGTAAAACTGTGGTGGAGGGTTATCCTGAGCCTGAGGTCAGGCAGGCTGCTGGTTGCCAGGCAACACAGGGACAATGACAGTGGCTATACATAAGAAGAGAGCAGAGCCGGCAGCGCTTTCATGTCCCTACGCCCTCCACACCTCCCCACCCCATCTTGTGTTTAATGTAAATGCTAGAAAATAAAGGAGCAGCTGTTTGAAGATGATGTAACAGGtagagcatgatgggaaagtTAGCAGCTGCTCAGGAATCGATCAGAGAAAGAGGACTGAAAAAAACCATTCAAGgttgttttattaaaacaaacccagcattttcattcacaccagACTGaacatctatccatctatctctTCTAGAATGATGTTTTGGCTCCTGCACCCCCGCTTCTCTCAGCTTTCTATTCCACTGACAAGACATACTCATGACAAATCGGCAATTTCACAGTATTAAAAACCTTCCtttccataattttttttgaagagaGTGACATTAGGATGTATGTAAAGATAACAACAGAAAAGTTTAATTATATGGGTTGAGCATCATGAATTCTTctacaaatgtgtgtgtaaacaccATGCATGCCTCATCCTATGGGTCcctgctgtttttttcccccctcggTGGCTAAAAGGTCATAAATTTGTGTAAATCATTAATGTTTCAGATGAACCCTGGTCAACTCCGATAACTAGTGTTATCCCAATTTGTTTTTATAAGCTGAAAGCAAAAGGCCACTGACAAGAGAAATCCAGCGTCTGAACCACTGACTAACGCCCTATCAATGTCTGATAGGCAGCGATGtgatattttagttatagtttagtatatgtcctgttaatgctgcatgtgtctgttagtgtagtgtatgtcttgtggtatgtccagttttgtttttgtattttcctggtgtttggctgagcagtggatatgtgcaatttcctccgggattattaaagtatttatctatctaaaaaaaatgctgaGATGACATGATAACAGTGAATAAAACTACAGACACGTGCTGTGACAATATTCTGAGACAACAAGAGCAGATAATGGAGGAATGGTCCAAGTTTTATGTAATCATTAGCCTGAAAGAGATGAGACTGCTGTACATAACAGATAACCAAACAGGTCAATTTGACCTTCAGCAGTTGATCGGAAAGGAATTCACTTGAAAAAATAGATATAGCAGGAGTCAGATCCACTTCATATAATTGAAGTAACACCACTTGATCACTTTCAGTCCCTTTACCAGTAGTTTGGGGGGTACTGAACAGGAATATTTTATTTGCAGCTGTTCTGTTTTTCCTCAGTATCCTAACATTTCACataatacatgtgtgtgaaatcCACGTGAAGGACTGAATCTGCATCACCCCAGACGCACATGTCATCTCTCCAGCAGCATGCTGTGACCCACTTCTAACACTGACCCCCtccaaaatataaatattgatCTGGGTCCGTTTTTCTGAGAGCAAGTTCAATCGAATTTGAACCCATCAGTTTGTATTTGCGCAAAAACAATTACCGTGTGGACTCATCTTATATTCAACAAACTGACATAAATGAAAGTCCCTTCACTGGGGTAAATTCAATCCTAACGCTAACTGCATTAGAGGAGATGATAAAGCTATAAATATTAGTTTTAAATATTAGTTTTACACATGATCAGGGTAGCGGGAAGTTATCTTCGCCAAAAGTTCAGGTAGTAAACTTCCAAAAAAATgtgactatttttaaaaaaaaaaatcatgataaTGCATAATGCATTGCTAATTTGGCTAGCCGGTGTCCGCATGCGCGCACAACTCATTCATTACTACAGTCAGAGCTAGCTAACCCGGCTCACGATTGCCGAGTTACACGTGACGCAACAGATCGATGCATTGCACAGATGTTGTGTTACACACCAGACGGTATCATTCACTATCACAGCTGATGACACAGTTAACGCCAAGCACCAGCACGCAATGCTGTCATTTCCGAAACAACCGCATGGTCTTGTTGCCTAGAATCAAGGCAAACTTTCTCGTGCTGTGGCGTGCGCCCATGTTAAATTACGCTACTGACTGAAGATAATTTCATCCTTTTCAATTGGAAATTGATTGAATTCATCGATAGGATGAAGAAGCTTACCTTAGATCTCTTCGCGGTCAAAATGCTGTGACGATGATCGCCGTCTCACTACGATCTGATCGTGGGGTCACACGGTAACAGGCTGCCTACTCTCCTTGACGCTACTATTGGATGATGCATTCAGGTGATCCTCGTAAACTTGAACATTTGAACTTGCCAATGGCAACACGATTTTCGTGGGATTCTTCAAAACACGGTGTTGTCACAAATGCGTGTTTTTACGTTTTATTTCACCCACATTCTTTATAActttagatttgtttttatccaaACCGTATCcgtgtgaaataaaaggaaatgatgAATAGCAAATCACAAGTTTTCCTCAATGTTTCCATATTTTGCACATCTCCGATACTTTGAAGGCAACACAACACGTGGTTTGTCGGCTTGAAATTAAATTTGCCTGGAAATAGCTTCAATTTATGTCACAAGTGTCTTGTTACGACCAGCGCAAAACGGATTTGACGTTTTATAACGTAATGACTGACATCAAGCACGTTTGAAAGCCGTTTGACTGCCAACGTGACGTCATTAATGAGTCACGGTGCTACACTGAATGACATTAGAGAGGTGAAGGACGCCTGGATGCGATCGCTGCCGCACTGAAAACGGCTTTGCCGTCAATATGACAATTTATTACCATGGAAATAGCGGCTGATTGGTTCTATAGATGACTTCTACACGCTTCCTCCACTCTACGTTATAAAAGACACACggtgcttttttttcccatacCTGCTTTTTGACGTCGATATCCTCCAGTGGGTCGTGCGGATAAATAAACGCGTTGGGGGAATTCATCGGTGTCTGTGATCATGACCGGATGCCGTCCTCCATTTCTCCCAGTGCGCACTGAAAAAGGCGCAGCTGCACTGGAGAACACCTCTCATCCCCCTCCTCCAGCTGACTGCTGTGTCTCACTGGATTATGTGACACCAGTAAAACACGACTAGCAGAGTGTCACCACAAACAACCGGTTCATTCCCTTCACTTTTTCCACGAACCAGTAATTTTTCTCCTATGAAATAAGTCACAGACACCACAACGCAAACTTGCTCCACCACTGCTTCATGTTAACACGCAACCAACAGAAGTGCGGTTCCAAGGTAAATATTTACTGACTCAGCATCTGAATGATAAtatttccatcattttctcTCCCTTGTGATAAAAGTTGTGTGAAAACCTTGATAttgatcttgtttttaattgtacAAATGAAGTATTAACAGTATGTCACAGTAACACAACACattctctcccttttttttcacaatgaaAATGAGTGAAAGACATGCGGTCCTAATCGTTTAATTATATTTGTGCATTAATCATGTATTAATTCCTCTGATGACGTGAACTTCACATGATGCTGCTTAAATGATATTTACATTTAggaaaggtttaaaaaaaaacaaaaaaaaaccccagtgcatacccaaacatgagcaaaataTCACGGAGGAGTAAAAGCAGTCCTTCACAGGTCCTTGTACGCTGCACGTTTCCCCCGCCCAGGATGGGCGTACAGTTAAACGTACAGTGAGGATGACTCTGGGTGGAACACCTCTgccaaaaaacaataaaataatcagCAGTTGGCGTCCTTGAAGCTGCTGCCGAGCGTCCACCATCCGCGTCGTCCTCCTCAGTTCAGTTGTCTGATGATGGAATTAATGTCTGCGCCGCGGAACCCCGGCTTTCCCAGGTCTTTGAGGAGTCCAGCCTTGTCCTTGGCGGCATGGCGAGCAACTGACAGTTTAAAGGGCACCAGGAAGTCGTTGGCGGGCTGGAAGCTGTCGCCGACAGAGGAGATTTCGTGAATTAGGTCCTCCAAACAGATGATTCCATGCTCACCTGTGAAACAAGGAGAAGGAGGTGAGTCATGGGGAGGAGCCGCCTGAAGACACAGTGCTGTGTCAACAGGAAAAAGGGACGAATTAAGCTATTGGAGTCAATTGacactgaaaacagaaatggtttCATCCAGCCTGCTAACGCTTCCTCATCTACATTCATATTGTTTGTGAACACAGTTGGAGAACATCCAAATTTGCCTGATGCCATTTTCTCACTCAACATGCAAGAAGACTGTGTTAATGAGCGAGTGTGAACATGAAGCAAAATCATTTTGACAAAAGGAACTGAATCAAAAAATTCAATATAGTTGTTTAAATTCTCAATAAATTTAGATGATGGCTCCATGATTTTCAATTGGTCATGACTCTGTTTCCCCACTTCTGACACAACTCTTCCCTCTGATATTCATCCAACATTCAAACTgcacacagaaaggccatgttgggaATGCTGGTGTTTGAACCCATgtccttcttgctgtgaggcaacaatgCTAACCACTATGTCACTGTGCCGCATAAAGAGGCAAATCACTTCAATGTGGACGTGGATGACCTTTCTACTAGAACCAGGGCAATACATGTCTTAACCAGCGCGGATGTGACAGAACTATTACCCCACTCTGCTTAATGTCTCCTTGAGAAGCATAAATAAGCCTTATTATGGAATGTTTGGGGTCCTGCTGCGTTTCTATGGAGACGTACCCATGTGTTCCTCGATGAAGGTGTTGTCCGTTAGAGGAACACTCCTCCCTTTTTTCATGGCCTGCCCTCTCTTCAGGATGAGCTCACGAACAGACTTCAAGTTTGGGAATCTATTAGaacatgtgtttaaaatgtaaattcacCCCTCTCTCATTCAAATGACATGCAAGCTTATATATTTTCTGAGCACTCACCCCCAGGCCACATAAGGTTCAACAATCTTCATCATGTCTACCGAATCCCGAGTGATTTTCACGAAGGTGCCGCTGAAGATCTTCTTCAGTCTCAACATCCGGATGACTTTCATCACTTGGGGACTGACACCTTTGATCCtggcaggagaggagaaacaGTGCTTACCTAACTGGAATGCTGTtttgttcacacaaacacaactgggtTTGTCCCTTTGCTCTAATGCACAAGTCCGGATGTCACCGTGTCTCGTGTCAGTTTGAAAATTGAAATCATACAGAGTGAGCAAACAGTGTCTTCCTGTTCATTCAATATTCCTTTAGGGAATTCTGGGAAATTAATATCAACAGCTGTATAATCATTTAGGacatcatgtaaaaaaaaaaaaactcaatgcaaagctgttttctttctgcatcaATATTAATCttggctaaaaaaaacaaacacccacaaaataatttaaacttttctatattattatattacttttCAGGGTGCTTTCTCAAAGTCGATTTTATTCAAGACTGAAAAGAGTTGAGGAATGATTGATTATTCGACTTAATTTTAACAACAAATTTCCAAATTCTCAGCCAACTTGAACATTTTTACACAACGTTACAATTAGAAGCATCAAAGCAAATGGTTTTTATTCTCAAAATAAGTCAAATCTAACCCTATTAGGAAAGCTCTCAATCAAACTCATACTAACATAAAACCCATGGTACCAAAAAGATGCTGCATCAACAAAAATCAGTGCAACAATTTGCTAATCGCTTTGACATCCAACAAATGTACTGTGTTCAGTGtatcaagacatttaaaaaagctggaacagaaaaaaacagcaaacaagaaTATTCTACAGGGAAGATGATATCACCATTGCTGTGGACAAAAGCTGTGTATTCCACATCTCTctctcacgcacgcacacacgcacacacgcacacacatacacacacacgcacacaaatgaGAGGATTGTTAATTCAAGTCCCTGTGTGGGTCCGAGAACTTACTCTCTGATGCGGACGGCGAAGGCTAGCTTGTTCttagcaggaggaagaggagcaggaggtcTGTGCTTTGCTCTGCGGATTCGAGTTTCATCACGATGCGCCCTGTGACTGTCTTTCAAGAAGTCTTCCAAACGCTTGAAAGGCACAGGCTTACCCTTGGAAACCTGGAATGtagaataaatgcaaaaaatctgacaaaacagTCCATACATATGTTTGGATTTTTCACACTGAGGCAGGCCATGTGTTAAGAATGACATCCAAGTGAGTACGTCCTGACTTCATAATATGTGGAATTCCTGCGAGTGAGACGTGTATTTTGTGAGAATTttgaggtcttttttttttaatcaacagggatattgtttctggtaaaagTCAGATTGAAGGCAATTTCAAATAGAGCCCAAATTGCACATCCATCTTACAGTAAGATACAGTCAGATACTCTAACATTCACGCCAGTTGAATGCTAGTGCTGATACTAGCATGACAGTAAACAATCTAACAGCAATGTGACTTACCCTTCTCCTCTCGAGCAGAGCTAGCTTAGCTTGTGTTGCTTTGATGGCCTGATAcgcttttctctttttcaggaGGTACTCTGGAACCAGCTTGATTACCTTTTTTGATCTAATAACAGGAGcattcatttcaaacacacatAACAAGCAGTGGATCAAGAGCTACACGAAAACAAGCGGCTCTGTGCTGCCAGAGAGAATTAACTGTACAGTATGCAGCTTCACCTTTTacgtgatggtgagttacactAGTCAACAATAATGCTAACAGTATCTACAAAAAGTCGTGTTAACACGTAACATGAAGATCATCGGTTATATTTAAAGGTACTTCATATTATAGAGAAAACGTTGCTAAATTGAGGCTATCTGTCGCTATTTTGAATCTGACCCCATGTGAAACTAAACTCCCGAAAATCAACTTTTCCAAACATCAATCCTCTAAATGAATTATTTGTACCAAATATATACTATTTATAATCCCCGGAAAtagtctgtatatatatatctgaaCACAAAGAACGGACGGATGAATTTAGATTTAATTATTGACATGTTCTTACTCTGACTCGGCCATGGTGGAGCGGAACGCTAGACCGTCGCTTGCATTTGACGTCACAACATCTTTAAATTTCGCCAGACTAGTACACACTGCCATCTATTGGCCACTTAGGCGTTCACAGGTCATAAACGATATCAATTATCAAGTGTACAAAGATTGTGAACTTTGCTTTTGTGTACATTGTCCATAAGTCagatataaaaatgtttgtaaaaattGTTTCTAAAACAAGTTAGCACGTCAACagaaaatagagagaaaaaaaaacagttttcatttttaccGGTCTTTTTCTCCTTCCGCTAATGTTCTACTTCCGTAGAACGTTACCTCCTCCAGTCCAGCAGGAGGCGGCCATGTGTGTAAAACCAGGTTGCCAACCGACATTAAGAATCcaagaagaagagaaacaggaagcGGATTGAGCCCAAACGGAGCGCCTTTGAGGTGCTACAGTATTTGGAACATATCGACAAACTCAACtggaattatttattcatgtactGCAAAAGCTGGTTAAATAGACAATTAGCTGTTCGATGAATCTGGAAATGTTTAATATGTGAATTATCTCTCGCTGTTCTCCGAAGGTTTTGAAGGTAACTTAGTGTGTTAGTTGTAAACAGATATACTGAACATCTACTTTACCAACTTGATGCACATCCATGAGTAACCAGTTTCGTCTACCTGGAGGAGACGCTAAAAGGTTTTGTTCAGCAGCAAACGATGTTTACTAACGAGATGTCGGATCGATTTGACAGAACATCAGCAAAGTACgaggagaaacaaaaaacaacacaaacaaacaaataactgGACGCTGCCAGCAAAATAAGCTTTTGGCAACGCATTTCAGGACAAAGGTTCAGCGGCTCAGGTTGATTGTAACAATACGGCAAAAAAGGCGATTTTGGAAACTTATACTTGAGACCGCACAAAGGAGAAACCCTTCAGTTGTTCTAAGTGTGACAAAGGTAtcaaataattttgtttaaGAGTAATGCTAATAATATAtagtgaaaacatttatttgcacTATAATAAAAATTCTCATCTcattcacatgaaaacacatatTGGTGTGATTAAATGAAGCTGCTGACATGGTTCAATGTAATGCAAGTTTTTATGAATGGTGAAGCCCTGTTgtcttttccattcattttctgctgcttcatccgccgtagtgggtcacggagAGGCATCTCGGCTGGCATagggtgaggcgggggacactccgggcacgacgccagtgcaccgcggagccacacacaatgacagacaatcatgcacacacacacactcgggcaatgtgggaccggccaatcaacctgaagcgcatgcttttggaggtgggaggacgctcacgcagacacggggagagcatgcaaactccggacagagcgggactcaaacacagaaccgccgtgttgtgaggcaacagcactacccactgcgccactgcgTATTCCAAGAACTGCTTTTTGATCTTTCATAAAGTCTTTGATGTACATTGCTTTTTGAATTGTTTCCTTTCGAAGGTGGAAAGTCTATGTTGAGCTTCAAAGTTTGGAATAAATGCTAAAATGTCTATGTCTATCCCATTCATTTTCAGAAGTTTCACTTCTTGTGACTGTAATTTCTTTACTACATCTGGCCATATTTTCATTACAAGAAAATCCACTAACTCTACAGCTGGAATATTTCATTAACCCTCTTGGAACAGTCTAAAACAGACTTTACagttctttttgtctttctactTAGCCTTATAGGTTTAAGCTAACAGTCAAGAAGCCAACAGGTAATTATAAAGGCACAAGAAACTTTGTAGAATGGCAAAATTGTATCAATCTGCTTGGAGAATAGGAATAATTTAGTTGTTTGGTGCATATGACCATTAACTTCATGCTGCTGGAAATAAggtcaaacagacagacaatgaaTTGGAGATGGGTGATAGTTCTCTACGGCTTTGTGGATTACATCATGAGACGTTATGGTGCTCCCCTTGATGTATAACGAGCAGTTCAAATTCAATAGAGTAAACGCTAACCTCTGCCAGGCTCTGGATGTATCAATAAATTGGACAGTTTGAGGCAGCTATGCAGATGGAGTGGAATGGAGACAGAGGAGCTGCCTGGGGTAAAGGGACAATTTGTTCCCCTGGCAACGCAGTCGTTCAAACTGAACACACTTTTCACACACACCGCACAAGGAGGAAACAAAAGATAATCAAGACGATGCAAGACGGTGTCAGCCATGATCCTGGCAGTACAGCCAGTCCCAGTCCATGTTGTCCTGTGGAATGAAACAACTTCCCAGATCTTCCCCTTAATCCAGATCATCCAAACATTTGATGGTATTTTTGTGGCACGTGTCCCACCCCTTCCTCCCAGTCTCAGTAATCTGTTTAAATGCAAATAGCCCTATTTTGCAACATATAGAATttcatgtgcaaaaaaaaaatttaaataaaatgaaaatatagtgAAAGAAAAAGTCCTTAAAGAAATGAGCCCCGTGTCTGTTACTGTTCGACTTCCCCCTGCTCTCGACCAATCAACACTGCCGTTCCTATGTTGGCAACCTGGCTAGGAACAAACCTCTCTGGCATGTGGGAATAGAGTAAAAAGCTGAtcttttacatttgtttgacATGGAGATGAGGCTGCCTCACAGTTCAGctcacagatgtgtttttacagcTGCCAGATATGACACAGTGACAGGTGCAGCAGGCAAACAGCTCCGACAGGAAGCACAGAGGGCTTCCCTGGCTTTAATCACACATGCAGGTAGAGCACACAGTGTACAAGTACACACAGA from the Antennarius striatus isolate MH-2024 chromosome 19, ASM4005453v1, whole genome shotgun sequence genome contains:
- the rpl7l1 gene encoding 60S ribosomal protein L7-like 1 — its product is MAESESKKVIKLVPEYLLKKRKAYQAIKATQAKLALLERRRVSKGKPVPFKRLEDFLKDSHRAHRDETRIRRAKHRPPAPLPPAKNKLAFAVRIREIKGVSPQVMKVIRMLRLKKIFSGTFVKITRDSVDMMKIVEPYVAWGFPNLKSVRELILKRGQAMKKGRSVPLTDNTFIEEHMGEHGIICLEDLIHEISSVGDSFQPANDFLVPFKLSVARHAAKDKAGLLKDLGKPGFRGADINSIIRQLN